The genomic region CGCAAGCGGAGCCTGGTGCAGCGGGGCCTGTACGGCGCCCAGCTCCGAGAGGCGCTGCTCCACCTGCCGCGCGAGCAGTTCCTGGTCATGGACTTCCGCGACGTGGTCGGTGACCTCACCGGGGCCGCTCGACGGATGACGACGTTCCTGGGCCTGCCGCCGTTCAAGAAGGCGGCGCCGGCCCTCAGCGCCAACCCCTCCCGCTCCAACCTGGTCGCCCCGCCCGTCACCGGGGCCCTGGTCCGCCGGCTCGCCGAGATCTACGCCGACGACCTCGCGCTGCTGGCGACCGAGGTCGACCTCGACGTCGCGGCCTGGTCGACCTCGCGGGTGCTGGCCGGCAGCCTCGACCCCGACGACCTCGCCGAGCGGCTGAACCGCAAGGCCGGCCTGGTGCAGCCGGCCCCGCCCGGGGTCAGGCCAGCCACTCCTTGACCTGCGCGATGGTCGCGGCGGGGTCCTCGGTGGCCGGGTTGACCTGCAGGTTGGTGACGCCGGCCTCGCGGAAGGCGGCGATGCGCTCCTTGACGTACGACGCCGGCCCGACCAGGTTGCCGGCCTCGAGCCACTCGGTGGGCACCAGCGCCTCGGCCTCCTTCTTCTTGCCGTCGAGGTAGAGGTCCTGGATCTGCTTGGCCTCGGCCTCGTAGCCGTACTGGCAGGCGAGCTCGTTGTAGAAGTTCTTGCCGCGCGCACCCATGCCGCCGACGTACAGGGCGTACATCGGGCGCATGAAGTCGAGCATGCCCTTGACGTCCTCGCCGATCGCGACCATGCCGCCGGCGCTGACCTCGAGCGGGGCCAGCTCGTCGGAGCGCTTGGCGCGGCCCTTGGCCAGCGCCTCGCCCCAGACCGTCTCGGCCTTCTCGGGGTAGAAGAGGAAGGGCAGCCAGCCGTCGGCGACCTCGGCGGTCATCGCCACGTTGGCGTTGCCGAGCGCGGCCACCCACAGCGGGATCGAGGAGCGCTCGGGCTTGTTGAGCAGCTTGAGCGGCTTGCCCAGTCCCAGGCCCTGGTCGGCGGGCAGCGGGAGCGTGAAGATGCCGTCGGCCTCGAGGCGCTCGTGGCGCAGCCCCGAGCGCAGCAGCCGGATCACCTCGCGGGTGCGGCCCAGCGGCTTCTCGTAGGCCATGCCGTGGAAGCCCTCGATGACCTGCGGCCCCGAGGCGCCCAGGCCGATGACCGCACGGCCGCCGGACACGTTGTCGAGGCCCGCGGCCGTCTGGAGCAGCGCGCCCGGGGTGCGGGAGTAGACGTTGAGGATGCCGGCGGCGATCTGGACCGTCTCGGTCTTCGCGGCGAGGTAGCCCATCAGCGTGGGGGCGTCGAAGCCGTAGGGCTCGGCCACCCAGATCATGTCCAGCCCGGCCTTCTCCAGGTCGACGACCTGGTCGGCGGTCTCTCGCGGGTTGCCGGCGTAGACGAGCGGCATCGACAGCTTCATGGGTCCCCTTGCGGTGCTGAGATCGGCGTACAACGTCGGTCGTGACCGTAGCAGTGCCGCTGTCAGGGTCCCGCGGGTCTTGGTCAGCCGGTCATCTTCAGCCCGTCATCTTCAGGGCCCGGCCCAGCGAGCCGGCCAGCCCGGCGGCGTACTCGGTGGTGAGGTGGTCGGTGTCGCGGTAGGTCAGGGTGCCGCCGACCACGACCGGGCAGTCGCCCTCGAAGCACAGCCACGGCGTCGGGTCGACGACCTCGGCGCCGGCCAGCAGCGCCGACTTCACCACGACGTCGCCGAGGATCGTGGCGCGCTCGACCGGCTCGAACATGCAGCTGCCGAGGCTGGGGGTCGCCGAGGTCAGGCACTCGCCCGGGTCGGTCGCCGACTTCGGCACGTCCTTGACGACCACGACCCGCTCGGCGTGGGCGCGCAGCTCGTCGAAGAGCTCGTCGTAGCCGCGCTCGAGCTCGGGCGCGACCTTCTCGATCGTCAGCACCCGCCGGCCCTCCACCCACACGCCGTTGACCGGCGGGGCCGAGGAGACCACGACGAGGTCGGGGGAGAGCGCGGCCACCTGGTCGGAGACCCAGTCCTGGAACTCGTCGCAACCGGTGAAGACCACCGCCTGCTTCAACGGCGCCACGCTCACGTGACCGGCCGGGCACTGCGGCTTGACCAGGTAGAAGGCCCGCCAGCCGGAGTCGAGGGTGATCCGCTCCAGCGCCGGGATCCAGGCCCGGGCGTGCGAGTCGCCGATCACCACGACGGTGCGCTCGCCGGCGGGGTCGCCGCGCACGCACAGGCGGCGTACGTCGTCCTCGTAGTCGCAGGCGCCGACGTCGGCCACGCTCTGGCGCAGGTCGAGCAGGTCGGGGGTCAGGTCGCTGGGGATCGCCACCTCCTCGCGCGCGGCGCGCACCGAGGCCTTGACCAGCGCGACCGTCTCGTCGTGGTGGTCGCGGTCGCGCACCGCGATGGCGGGGTTGTCGCCGCCCTCGCCGCCGCGCCACTCGGTGTAGTGCCACGAGCCGGCCGCGGCGCCCACGACCAGCAGCAGGCTGGCCGGGTAGAGCACCAGCGGGCGCGGCGAGGGCAGGCGCACGGCGACCCGGCCGCTGCGGAAGGGGGTCTCGACGAACCGGTAGGTCAGCGCCGCCAGGTTGAGCACCACGAGCACCGCGACGAGCCGCTCGGTGACGGTGAGCGCCCGGCCCAGGTGCTGCTCGGTGATCACCAGCGCCGGCCAGTGCCACAGGTAGAGGGAGAACGACCAGTCGCCCAGCGTGCGGGCGGGGCGGCAGGTCAGCAGCCAGCGCACCGGGCCGGGCTGGCCCGCGGTGGTGCTGCCCGCGGTCACCAGGGCGGCGGCACCGAGGACCGGCAGCAGGGCGGCGTACCCGGGGAAGGCGGTGGCGGGCGAGATGACGACGCCGGCGACGACCACCGCTGCCAGGCCGCCGACCGCGAGCAGCCACGAGGCGACGGGCGGCACCCGGGGCGCGAGCCGCGGCAGCACGAGCGCGAGCACCGCGCCGACCCCGAGCTCCCAGACCCGGGCGGGGGTGGAGAAGTACGCCGCCGCCGGGTCGGCCGCGGTGGCGGCCAGCGACCACGCGAACGAGGCGCCGCTCACCACGAGCAGCACCACCAGCAGCGCCCGGCGCGTCAGGTGGCCGCGGCCGGCCCGGCGAGCCAGGGCGGCGAGCCCGAGCAGCAGCAGCGGCCAGACGACGTAGAACTGCTCCTCCACGGCCAGCGACCAGTAGTGCTGCAGGGGGGAGGGGCCGGTGCCCTCGGCGAAGTAGGAGACGCCCTCGTCGGCGAAGTGGATGTTGGCGGCGAACAGGCCCGACCACACGGCGTCGTCGACGAGGTCGCGGGCGTTGACCAGCGGCAGCCACACCAGCGCGGCCAGCAGCGTCACGACGAGCACGAGCGTGGCGGCCGGCAGGATGCGGCGCGCTCGGCGCGACCAGAACCCCGTCAGGGACAGGCGGCCCTCGGCCTCGACCTCGCGCACCAGCAGGCCGGTGATCAGGAAGCCGGAGATGACGAAGAAGACGTCGACCCCGACGAAGCCGCCGGCGAGGAAGGGCACCCCGGCGTGCGCGGCGATGACCAGCGCGACGGCCAGGGCACGCATGCCCTGTACGTCGTCGCGGTGCCGCGTGCCACCGGTTGCCGCCACCTCGTGCCTCCCCATGTCCGAGCCCGTGCTCGACCTGCCTCCACGGTCTTAACAAGTGACCGGGCCGATCGTTACGGGCCACGAGGGTGCCATGATCGCCGGGCGCCCGGGCGGGACCCGCCCGCGGCGGCCCAGACCTTCGCCGAGCTTGAGGAGCACCAGCGTGACGACCTACCGCATCGCAGTGATCGGCGGCACCGGCCCGCAGGGCAAGGGCCTGGGCTACCGCTTCGCGAGGGCCGGTCACAGCGTGGTGCTCGGGTCGCGCTCCGCCGAGAAGGCCGGCCCCGTCGCCGACGAGGTCACCGAGCGGCTCGCGGGCGTCGAGGGAGCCGGCTCCGTGACCGGTGCCGCCAACGCCGACGCGATCGGCGAGGCCGACGTGGTGCTGCTCGCCGTGCCGTACGACGGCCACGCCGAGCTGGTCGAGTCGCTCCCGCTCGCGGGCAAGACGGTCATCTCCTGCGTCAACCCGCTCGCCTTCGACAAGCGCGGCGCCCACGGCCGGGTCATCGACGGCGGCGAGGGCTCCGCGGCCGAGGAGGCCCAGCGCCTGCAGCCCGAGGCCACCGTGGTCGGCGCCTTCCACAACGTCTCCGCGGTGCTGCTGTGGGGCGAGGACGACCACCTCGACGAGGACGTCCTCGTCGTCGGTGACGTCGTCGAGGCCAAGGAGGTCGCCATGGACCTCGCCGAGTCCGTCACCTCCCGCCGCGGCATCGACGCCGGCAAGCTGCGCCTGGCCCGCCAGCTCGAGCCCTTCACCGCCGTGCTCATCTCCATCAACCGCAAGTACAAGACCCACGCCGGGGTGCGCATCTCCGGCGTCTGACCCCGCCGTCGGTCGAGCAGCGACGAGCGCCAGCGAGGAGCGTCGCCGAGACCGGGTGAGTGATCCGCTCGGCGTACGCCGGGTGGTTACTGGGTCTCGGCGTCGCTCGAGCCTTCGGCCCTCGCTGCTCGACCAACGGGTGGTCGCGGCGTGGAGTGGTCACAGACGACGGTGGCGGG from Nocardioides salarius harbors:
- a CDS encoding LLM class F420-dependent oxidoreductase; the protein is MKLSMPLVYAGNPRETADQVVDLEKAGLDMIWVAEPYGFDAPTLMGYLAAKTETVQIAAGILNVYSRTPGALLQTAAGLDNVSGGRAVIGLGASGPQVIEGFHGMAYEKPLGRTREVIRLLRSGLRHERLEADGIFTLPLPADQGLGLGKPLKLLNKPERSSIPLWVAALGNANVAMTAEVADGWLPFLFYPEKAETVWGEALAKGRAKRSDELAPLEVSAGGMVAIGEDVKGMLDFMRPMYALYVGGMGARGKNFYNELACQYGYEAEAKQIQDLYLDGKKKEAEALVPTEWLEAGNLVGPASYVKERIAAFREAGVTNLQVNPATEDPAATIAQVKEWLA
- the npdG gene encoding NADPH-dependent F420 reductase; the protein is MTTYRIAVIGGTGPQGKGLGYRFARAGHSVVLGSRSAEKAGPVADEVTERLAGVEGAGSVTGAANADAIGEADVVLLAVPYDGHAELVESLPLAGKTVISCVNPLAFDKRGAHGRVIDGGEGSAAEEAQRLQPEATVVGAFHNVSAVLLWGEDDHLDEDVLVVGDVVEAKEVAMDLAESVTSRRGIDAGKLRLARQLEPFTAVLISINRKYKTHAGVRISGV
- a CDS encoding acyltransferase family protein; its protein translation is MRALAVALVIAAHAGVPFLAGGFVGVDVFFVISGFLITGLLVREVEAEGRLSLTGFWSRRARRILPAATLVLVVTLLAALVWLPLVNARDLVDDAVWSGLFAANIHFADEGVSYFAEGTGPSPLQHYWSLAVEEQFYVVWPLLLLGLAALARRAGRGHLTRRALLVVLLVVSGASFAWSLAATAADPAAAYFSTPARVWELGVGAVLALVLPRLAPRVPPVASWLLAVGGLAAVVVAGVVISPATAFPGYAALLPVLGAAALVTAGSTTAGQPGPVRWLLTCRPARTLGDWSFSLYLWHWPALVITEQHLGRALTVTERLVAVLVVLNLAALTYRFVETPFRSGRVAVRLPSPRPLVLYPASLLLVVGAAAGSWHYTEWRGGEGGDNPAIAVRDRDHHDETVALVKASVRAAREEVAIPSDLTPDLLDLRQSVADVGACDYEDDVRRLCVRGDPAGERTVVVIGDSHARAWIPALERITLDSGWRAFYLVKPQCPAGHVSVAPLKQAVVFTGCDEFQDWVSDQVAALSPDLVVVSSAPPVNGVWVEGRRVLTIEKVAPELERGYDELFDELRAHAERVVVVKDVPKSATDPGECLTSATPSLGSCMFEPVERATILGDVVVKSALLAGAEVVDPTPWLCFEGDCPVVVGGTLTYRDTDHLTTEYAAGLAGSLGRALKMTG